ATGTGGTTATTTTCCGTCAAAATACAGAAGGCCTCTACGGAGGTGTGGAGTGGAGTGATCCGGACGACAAAGTTTATGATGCATTGATGACGCATCCCAAGTTTGTGAAGAACTTCGGTTCGGTTCCCCGGAATGAGCTATCGGTTTCGACCCGAATCTTTACGAAAAAAGCGACTGAACGCATTCTTCGCGCCGCCTTTGTTCATGCTGCGAAATATGGTTACAAGTCGGTAACGCTTTGTGAGAAGCCTAATGTGATTCGTGAAACTTCGGGAATGATGTACAAAATGGCGAAAGAGATTCAGCAGGAATATTCCGATATCGCTCTTTGGAATACCAATATCGATGCTCAGATGATGTGGTTGACCAAGAATCCGGAAGATTACGGAGTGATTGTAGCCGGAAACATGTTCGGTGATATTGTCTCCGACGGTTTTGCCGGATTGATTGGTGGTTTGGGATTTGCCTGCAGCGCCAACATGGGCGACGAAGTGGCTGTATTCGAGCCGACGCATGGTTCCGCACCGAAGTATGCCGATTACGATGTGTCGATTGTCAATCCGATTGCCATGATTGAATCAGCCTGCATGATGTTGGATCATCTCGGTGAAAATGACAAGGCCATCAAAATCCGGAAAGCTATCGCGGAAGTGGTAGCCGAGGGCAAAGTCCGCACATACGATATGATGAAGATGTCGGGACGGCCCGATGTAGTTGAAAAAGGTGCCGCTTCGACGCAACAGATGGCCGATGCTATCATTGAAAAATTGAAGTGATGAGCAATCTGGAACAAGTATACGATCTTTGGCCGGAGCTGCTCTGGATTAAAGATGAGGAACTCCGCGACGAGACCGCAGAAACATGGCGTTGGGCATTGGAAAGAAGCATGCTAACACCCGAAGATTTGCACCGGATTCCGTTCACGCTTCTTTGTGGACCGGATCTGAAAGTCAGTTTCATGGACCACAAACGGGCGGTAGTTCACATTGCCCGCGAAAGTGGCATGAAGATGAACGAGTTCTTCAAGAGTGAGCTACCGGTCAACATGGATGTCCTGATCTCTGGCGCTATCCTGGCTGATGTGGGCAAGCTTCTGGAATACGAGCTGGATGAAAACGGGAATTCCTTTCAGGGAAAATATGGCAAACTGTTGAGACATCCGTTTTCGGGTGTTTCGCTGGCTGAATCCTGTGGTGTTCCACCGGAAGTCTGCCATATCATTGCGGCACATGCGGGTGAAGGTGATATGGTGAAACGCACTACAGAGGCGTACATTGTACATCATGCTGATTTTATGACCTTTCTTCCTTTTAAGGCAATGAGCAATGAAAAATGAACAGTGAAAAATCAAAATGAATAATGGACAATGAAGGAAAATCAGGTCGTCGATAAATCGTTTGCCTTCGCACTTAAAATTGTGGAGTTGTCCCGGTATCTGATGAAGGAAAAGAACGAGTACATTCTTTCCAAACAGGTTTTAAGATCGGGAACATCCATTGGTGCCAATATTGAGGAGGCTCAAGGCGGATTTTCGAAGAAAGATTTTTCTGCTAAGATGGGAATTGCTTACAAAGAAGCTCGTGAAACAAAATATTGGTTGCGACTTCTGCATCAATCGGGATACATTGATGAAGCAAAGCTGAATTCTTTGTTGCCCGGTTGCGAGGAACTTCTAAAGATGCTGTATTACATCGTAAAAAATTCCAAAGCAAAATGAAAGCTCTATCCAATTGTTCATTTCTCATTTTTAATTTCTAATTGAAATGATGACCATCATTGAGAAAATAATTGCTAATCATTCCGGAAAAGAGTCGGTGAAACCCGGTGAAATTGTCGATATCAGTATCGATGTTCGTCTGGCCCGCGATTTTGGAGGAGCAAACGTGGTGAAGAATCTGGTGGATAACCAGCTGGTCATAGAGAACAGCGATAAAACTTTCTTCACCTTCGACTGTAATCCAACTGGCTCGGATCAGAAATATGCTGCCAATCAGCAAAAGTGCCGGCTTTTTGCCCGCGATTTCAATATCCGGGTGTACGACATTAATTCCGGTATTGGAACCCATCTGGCTATTGACAAAGGTTTGGCTGTTCCTGGCTCAACGGTGGTTTCTACCGATTCGCATGCCAATATTCTGGGGGCTATTGGTGCTTTCGGACAGGGAATGGGCGATCGCGATATCGCCGCTGCCTGGGCACGCGGTGCCGTTTGGTTCAAGGTTCCGGAGTCGGTAAAAATTACCCTTATTGGAAAACGTCCGGCAGGTATTTATGCCAAAGATATTGTCCTGAATTTACTGAAGCATTTCGGTGCCAGTAGTTTGTTGGGCAAATCGGTAGAGCTTTACGGCGAAGAAGTTGAAAAACTTACCCTGGATGAACGCATCACCATCTCTTCCATGGGGACGGAAATGGGAGCTATTGCGGTCTTCTTCCCGCCATCGGATGAGGTAATTCAATATGCAAAAGAGCGCTCCGGTGAAGATTTCGAGCCGGTATTTGCTGATGGAGATGCAAATTACGCGGAAACTTTCGAACTGGATATGGCAACCTTCATTCCGGCTATTTCCCTTCCGGGAAAACCACACGATGTGGTTCCGGTGGAGCAGGTAAAAGGCACCAAAATCGATTCATCGTTCATTGGTAGTTGTACGAACGGGCGCATGGAAGACATGCGTGCGGCAGCCCGGATTCTGAAAGGCCGGAAAGTAGCTCCCGGAGTGGTCCTGAAAATCGTTCCTTCTACAGATGAGGTGTGGAATGCCTGCATGGAAGAAGGTTTGATTCGTATTTTCAAAGATGCCGGCGCTATGCTAAGCAATGCCGGATGTGCCGGATGTGCTGCGGGTCAGGTGGGACAAAACGGACCTGGCGAGAAAACCGTTAGTACCGGAAACAGGAACTTTGCCGGTAAGCAGGGCAAAGGCGACGTCTATCTGGCTTCGCCGGCTACGGCTGCAGCTTCTGCGGTAGCAGGTCATATTACCACTGAAGATGATTTGCCGGAACGACCTTCACTATTCGAGGAAGGACATGGCAAGCAGGAAGCTGTGCTGGTAACACATCATGATAATGAAAAAGAAAAGCCGTCAGTAATTGAAGGAAGGGTTTGGTTGATCATCGAAGACAACATCGATACCGACATGATTTTCCATAACCAGCATTTGGCGATTACTGAATTGTCGGAAATGGGGAAATACACCTTTGGCAACCTGAAAGGCTGGGAAGATTTTGCCACCAAAGCGAAACCGGGTGATATCGTCATCACCGGGAAAAACTTTGGTGCAGGAAGTTCTCGTCAACAAGCAGTCGATTGTTTCAAGTCGTTGGGCGTGCAGGCTGTTTTGGCTGAATCGTTCGGAGCTATTTACGAGCGAAATGCCATCAATGCCGGTTTCCCGATTATGACTTATGAGTCGGTTGAAGAGCTGGATCTGCAGAATGGTAATGTGATTACTGTTGAATTTGAAACCGGTAAGATAACCAACAGGGAAAACGGTAAAAACGTTATGGTTCAGCCATTCTCTGATGTTCAAATGGAAATCTACCGAAAGGGAGATTTGCTTCATGTATAACGTTAAAAATTTGGCGTATGTCAGGAAAAACGTTTGCTGAAAAGATTTTGGGTGCTCCGGTTGGAAGCATTGTGTTTGCCAAACCGGATATCATCCTGTCGCACGATAATTCATCGAGTATCGAAAAGATATTCCGCAAGATGGGCGGCGACCGGGTTGCCGATCCCAATAAATTACTGCTGGTGCTCGATCACAACGCACCACCTACTAACGCCAAGCTGGCGAACGACTATCAGCAAATTCGCGATTTCGCAAAAGATCAACACGTATCAAGTTTTCACGATGCGGGGCAGGGGATATGCCACCAGTTGATGGCTGGTCATGCACGGCCGGGAATGTTGGTCGTTGGTAGCGATAGTCATACCTGCACAGCAGGAGCTTTCAACGCTTTTGCAGCTGGTATCGACCGGACCGAAACAGCCGGGTTATGGAAACAGGGTGAAACCTGGTTTCGCGTTCCTGAAACCATCAAAATTACCCTGACGGGGAAATTGCCGGAGCATGTGTATGCGAAGGATTTGGCTTTGTATATCATCGGCATGATTGGTTCTTCAGGGGCTGATTACATGTCCATAGAGTACCATGGCGAAGGTGTGAAAACACTCACGGTTGCCGACCGGATGACCATTGCGAACCTGGCCTCGGAAATGGGGGCCAAGAACGCTGTTTTCCCGGCAGATGAAAGGCTGGAAGAATATTTCGGAGCCAAATTCAAAGCCATTTGGGCCGATGATGATGCTGTGTATGCGAAAGAGTACACCATCAATCTGTCGGAATTGTATCCGGTAACGGCTTGTCCGCACCATGTTGACAACGTAAAGAGCGTGGATGAAGTAGCCGGAACGCCGGTTGCTCAGGCTTTAATCGGAACGTGTACCAACGGTCGTATCGAAGACTTGCGGGCAGCGGCAGCGGTTCTAAAAGGGCATAAAATACCGGAAGGATTCCAGTTGCTGATAACTCCGGCTTCGCGTGAAATATACCTACAGGCCATGAAGGAAGGTTTGGTAGAAATCTTCCTGGAAGCAGGTGGAAATGTTCTTTCACCTTCGTGTGGTCCATGTTTGGGAACAGGGCAGGGAATTCCGGCTGATGGCATCAATGTAATTTCAACGGCTAACCGCAACTTTCTGGGAAGGATGGGTAACAAGAATGCTTCTATCTACCTGGCATCGCCGGCAACGGTGGCCGCTTCCGCTTTGCGTGGTGAAATTACTTCGCCCGAAAGGGCAACCTCTGCGCACAAGTTTCCGTATCACAAGCAGCAGACGGCAACCGTGGTAATAGATCCCGGAGATAATCGTCGGCAGAGTGGTGTGTGGAACTACGCGGATGTGGATAACCTGAATACCGACCAGATGTTTGCCGGCAGTTTGACGTACGAGGTTAACAGTTCGGAACCGGAGAAGATTGTCCCACATTTATTTAAAGGCTTTGATGATCGCTTTGCTGAAAATGTGAAGCTGGGCGATATCATTGTGTGTGGTGAAAACGTTGGTTGCGGAAGCTCGCGCGAACATCCTTCGGTTGGTTTGGTTAAAGCCGGTGTACGTGCCGTTATCGTGAAATCGGTTTCCCGGATTTTCTTCCGCTCGGCCATCAACCAGGGGCTTCCCATTATTGTGTTACCCGAAGCTGTCAATGCTTTCCATAAAGGAGAAAGTGTGGAAGTTGATATGGCTTCCGGCGTGATTTATATCGGAACGAAAATATTCCATTTCAATCCGCTGCCCGAAAAGCTGATGCAGATTCTGGGAAAGGGCGGTCTGGTGAACTGGATCCGCGAAAGCGAAACAACCATTTAAATGAACTGAGAATATATAACAACATAAAACGTAGATAGTATGCAAGAAATGAAGGATGTACTGAAAATATTAGGCATCAAAGATGTGAATCCGGGGTTGTGTACCGGTACGAAATGGATTGATACTACCGGTGATAAACTTACGTCGTATTCGCCGGCAGATGGAAAAGCTATTGCCGAAATTAAACAAGCAACACTGGAAGATTATCGGAAAGTGATCGATACGGCAAAGGACGCGTTCAAGGTATGGAAGAAGGTACCCGCCCCGAAACGTGGAGAGATAGTTCGTCAGATTGGTTTGGAACTGCGCAAATACAAAGAACCACTGGGTCGTTTGGTTTCCTATGAGATGGGGAAAATTTACCAGGAAGGTCTGGGCGAAGTTCAGGAGATGATTGATATCTGTGATTTCGCGGTTGGCCAGTCACGTCAGTTGTATGGCTTCACCATGCACTCGGAGCGTGCTGAGCACCGTATGTACGACCAGTATCATTCGTTGGGCATTGTTGGCGTGGTTTCAGCATTTAACTTCCCGGTAGCAGTTTGGGCATGGAATGCTATGATTGCTCTGGCAGCCGGTGATGTGATCGTTTGGAAACCATCGTCGAAAGTTTTGCTTTGTGCGGTTGCCGTTCACAACATTGTGGCCGATGTACTGAATCGTAACGATATCCCGGAAGGTGTACTGAACCTAGTGGCTACCAGCTCGAAATACCTGGGTGATGACATGTTCAGCGATAAGAACATCCCGCTGATCTCCTTTACCGGTTCTACCCGCGTAGGTAAGAAAGTGGGCCGTTTGGTCGGTGAGCGTTTGGGCAAATCCATTCTCGAATTGGGCGGTAATAACGCCGTGATTGTAACACCGACTTCCAGCCAGGAAATGGCGCTTCGGGCCATCGTGTTCGGTGCTGTCGGAACAACAGGACAGCGCTGTACATCTACCCGTCGCGTTATTCTTCATCAAAGTATTTACGAAGAGTTTAAGCAAAAACTCATTAATGTATATAAGGGCTTGAAGATTGGTAATCCGCTGGACGAAAAGAGCCATGTGGGACCGCTGATTGACAAAGGAGCTTCGGATACTTATTTCAAAGCTATTGAGAAGGTGAAAGCCGAAGGTGGCAAAATCCTCTTTGGTGGTGAAGTTTATAAGGACGCCAGTTGCGAATCGGGATGCTACGTGGTGCCTTGCGTTGCCGAAGTGGAAAACCATTATGAAATCGTTCAGGAAGAAACGTTCGCTCCGCTGCTTTACGTGATTAAATATAGTACGCTGGATGAGGCCATCGAACTGCACAACGCCGTTCCGCAAGGTCTGTCATCTGCGATGTTTTCAACCAACCTGCTGGAAACTGAAAGGTTCTTGTCGCACGAAGGTTCCGATTGCGGAATTGCCAATATTAACATTGGTACTTCCGGCGCTGAAATTGGTGGTGCTTTTGGTGGGGAAAAGGATACCGGTGGCGGCCGGGAATCAGGATCTGACGCTTGGAAAGCTTATATGCGCAGACAAACCAATACCATCAACTATGGTTCGGAATTACCGTTGGCTCAGGGAATCGAGTTCAACGTGTAGCATTTTGACAGGTTCATACATTTGACAAGCTCGTTGGTGTCGCAACCGGACGGCAGGCAGAAAGTACGATGAATGGTTCAGTTAACTTTCTGTACTGCCTCCGGTTTTGCAAACGTGTGTAGTTGTATCGAAAGTTGCTTTTTATATGATAAGCAACGCATATTTTCTTATCTTGATGGGGATTTCCCAAAAATCTATTGTTAGAGCCTGTTTATATCACCCAATTCCGGTTCAAACTTTTTATTAACTGAATAAAATTTCTGCGAATGAAGCTAGGTATCCTGAAAGAAGGTAAAGTACCGCCCGATCGGCGTGTGCCTTTTTCGCCCGAACAGTGTCTCGAAATCGCCCAACGTTTTCCGCAAGTGGAACTGACAGTTCAATCCAGTCCCATCCGTTGTTTTCCGGATAAAGACTATTTGGACGCTGGCATTTCCATGAACAACGATTTGAGTGATTGCGATATCCTGATGGGAGTGAAAGAGGTACCGATCCCCGATTTGATGGAGGATAAAACGTATCTGTTCTTTTCTCACACCATCAAAAAGCAACCGTACAACAAAAAACTTCTTCAGGAAATCCTGCGAAAGCGAATTCGTTTGATAGATTATGAAGTATTAACCGAGCCGAATGGAATGCGTGTGATTGGTTTTGGCCGGTTTGCCGGGCTGGTTGGTAGTTACAAAGGTTTGCGTGCGCTAACCATCCGTCATGAGTTGCCTGAACCGAAGCCTGCTTATGAGTGCCACGATTTGGCTGAGATGAAATCCGAAGCCCGAAGATTGGAACTTCCTCCGTTGAAAATAGCAGTGACCGGTGGTGGACGAGTTACCCATGGCGTTATGGAGATGCTGGACGAGATGAAGATTCGGAAAGTGAGTATTGAAGAATATCTCGCTACAGACCACGTCGATGAGCCGGTGTATGTGCAGCTCGAGCCGGATGCTTACAACAAACGCAAAGATGGCAGCGCTTTTGATTTTGGACATTTTGTGAAAAATCCACAGGAATACGAAGGTAATTTTCTTCGGTTTGCCAAAACTACCGATTTGCTCATTTCAGCGGCTTACTGGGACCCGAATGCTCCGGTTTTATTTACCCCGGAAGATATGCGCAGTCCGGATTTCCGCATCAGGGTGATATCCGATATTACCTGCGATATCAAAGGTTCTATTCCTTCTACGTTGCGAGCTACTACCATCGATGAGCCGTTTTACGGATACAATCCGGTAACGGAACAGGAAGAAGTTGCTTTTACCAATCCGAAAAACATTACCGTCATGTCGGTGGATAATTTGCCTACCGAACTGCCTCGCGATGCTTCTGTCGATTTTGGCGAAAACCTCATCAACCGTGTGTTGCCGTCTTTACTGGGCGATGATTCCGAAGGTATTGTCCAACGGGCTACCATTACCGAAAACGGTAAGCTAACGGAGCGGTATAAATACCTGGAAGATTGGGTAAACTCATGAATTGAAAAAGTGTGTGATAGTGTGAAGACGAGTGTGTGAGATGGGGGAGATTAGGAGAAGATGAGAAAGGGTGAAAGGGAGAGTGGGAGAATTCCATTCCACGTAAAGGCTGTGGTCTGAAATCTTTATTCTAATGTCTGGAGTCTAAAATCTTGATTCTAATATCTATTGTCTTTTAGTATGAAAAAAATATTCATCATCGGCGCCGGGCGTTCCTCTGCTACGCTAATCCGGTATCTGGAAGAACAGGCATCTACCTTTGGCTGGGAAATCACGGTAGGTGATCAGGATATTAACCTGGTGAAGGAAAAAATAACGCCGCCCACCCGAGCTCTTGTCTTCGACGTGTTCGATGAGCAGCAGCGAAACCTGGAAATTGAGCAGGCCGATATTGTGGTATCGATGTTGCCGGCCCGGTTGCACCAGGTGGTGGCGCTGGCTTGTCTCAAATTTGGTAAGTCGTTGCTAACGGCTTCTTATGTATCCGACGAATTAAACGGCCTGGATGCAGAAGTAAAGGCGAAAGGCTTACTCTTTCTGAACGAAATGGGTGTTGACCCGGGTATCGATCATATGTCGGCCATGAGGCTGATAGATCGTGTAAAGCAAGAAGGTCACGCTATTACCGATTTCGAGTCATTTACCGGAGGACTGGTAGCACCTGAATCGGACAACAATCCGTGGAATTACAAATTCACCTGGAATCCCCGCAATGTAGTGGTTGCCGGGCAGGGCGGACCCGCCAAATTTCTTCAGGAAGGAAAATACAAGTACATCCCGTACAATCGTCTTTTCCGGCGCACCGAAGTAATCGATATCGAGGGATTTGGAAAGTTCGAGGGGTATGCTAACCGCGATTCGTTGAAGTACATCGACAAGTACAACCTGCAGGGAGTTCCTACCGTTTACCGGGGAACGTTACGGCGACCGGGATACTGCCGGGCGTGGGACATTTTCGTACAGCTGGGCGCCACGGACGACACGTACTTCATGGAGAATACCGGGAACATGACCTACAAGGAGTTCATCAACTCGTTTCTCTATTATGCCGAAGCATCGGTGCGGTTGAAACTGTATCACTACATGCACATCGATCAGGATTCGGACATTATCGATAAGCTGGAATTTCTGGAGCTATTCAGTGATAAAAAGATTGGCCTGAAAAGAGCTACTCCTGCGCAGATTCTGGAACATATCCTTTCGGAGAAATGGAAGATGGAGCCCGAGGATAAAGACATGGTGGTGATGTGGCACAAGCTACTTTACAATCGAAAAGGTGATGCACACCCGGTGAAGATGACTTCTTCGATGGTTGTTTTGGGCGAGGATTGTGTGCATACAGCGATGTCAAAGACGGTGGGATTGCCGTTAGCCATTGCCACTAAGATGGTCATGACCGGACAAATAGCTTTGACTGGTGTGCATATTCCCAATCGGAAGGAGATTTACGAGCCAGTGCTGAATGAACTGGAGAATTACGGTATCACTTTCGTGGAAAAGGAAGAATAACAGAGTTTTGGCATAAAGAAAGCTCAGATTCTGATTGCTTACGTTGAATGAAACGAGCAGTCAAAGTCTGAGCTTTTATTTTTTCGGATTATTCGTCAACCGACCAACTCCAAACAATGCGTGCATCACCGGTGGAGAAGTTGTTCATACGGTCGAGTTCCGTTTGTGTTTCAAACTCCTCATCGAACTCTTCGTCCATCGACACAAAACCGAAGTCGCGGTCTTTAATGCTTCGCAGAATGCCACCGATTAATGGCAATGCTTCTTTTGAAATCACCAGCCAGGGAAGTGCTCCGGCACCCAACATATCGCCGACAATATCGAAGGCGTGCTTGCCTAGCTGGCCCTTTACCTGTTGGAGCATCTCACCGGCACTACGTGTATGCTTCCGGCAATGGCGAAGATAAACCCGTACTTTAATGCGACGATCTTCGGGCATATCCCTTTCAAGAATAAATAAACCATCAGCGCCGTCATCGGTTGCTTCCGGAACAAAGTTCAACACGTTTTTTTGACGAGGAGTAAGCCGGATGTATGGTTCAGGCGTGGTCGTGAGCACCATCTTGTCGTTGTCTTCTGGATGTTCAGCTACGATAACGAAATAGAGTTGCCATCTTTCTTTGGGGCGAAGAATAGTGAGTTTTTCGAATTCCAATTTGATTTTAGCCATGGTCAGATAATATTTATTGGTCAAATTCTTTCGGTTAAAATTCTTGTTGGGAACAGGAATTATAACCTCCTGAATTTAATAAAATATTATCATAATCAATAACATTCTTCGATAATCTCTTACTGTGGAATTATAACTCCTTCAGCATCCAGATGGTGCAGGCGTAATGCCCGGTATCGCCGACAGGTTGTTCCAATCGGCGAAAGCCTGCTTTTTTGTACATGCCTACCGCCTTTTCCAGTTCGGGGAGCGATTCGAGGTAGAGTTGCCTGTAGCCTTGTTCGCGTGCCGAATCGATGCACTGTGCCATTAATTGTTTGCCGATTCCGGTTCCGCGTACCGAAGCTGCTACGTAGAACTTCACCAACTCGGCACATCCTTCCGGCAGACCGTTGGATGGATATATGCCACATCCGCCCACGATTTCGCCACTGGCTTCAGCAATCCAGTATTCCGCTTTCGGTACCTGGAAAAGCTCGTACAGGTGGTCGGTGGTGGGATCGGTGTAAACGGTTCCCGGACGGTCGATTTTGAATTCCCGGAACACTTTCCGAATCATCTCCGCCAGGGGAGCATTATCATCAGGTGCAATTTGTCGGTAGGTAACCTTCATGCTTATTCTTTTCTGTTTCCGAAATCCGGTGTTGAATTCCGGCGGACGGTAAAATTAGAAAATGTGACGAGGAATAAAAAAGCCGGCCCGTTGTGGAGTTGCCGGGCCGGCCTGATGAAGGTGTGCTGAGAGGTGAAATGAGAAAGCTAACTACGTACAAGCACACCCAATGCTTCCAGTAACTGAGGCTTATCTTCCAGTGCTATGATGGCTACGTCGTAAAAATCGGTCATCCAGTCGTCGATAACGGCGAAGGCGGCGTCTTTAGCCTGGGTTGCCTCCTGTGATTCTCCCATTTCCCGGTAGTATAATTTGCGGGCGCTCTCCATGGCTTCGATGTCGGCGAGGGTAGCGGTGGCTGCATCGGCCGTGAGTTTCAACCGGGCCAGTTTGCCTGCGATGGAGGCGTTATCTACAACGATGTTGTAGAAGAATTTCATGGTATCGACCCAACTGACGTAGCTATGAGGGATGGATTTAATCACTCCGAGTTGCGACAGGGTCACCACATCGTTGCGGAAGACTATACGGGCCTTTTTGCGATCGCGTTTGAATGTTTGGTAGAGCGCCTTTTTACGCGCTTTGTAGTCGACGCGCGCATCGACGGTTTCGTCATCCTCCTTCTTGTTGAAATTGTAGGCATTTCGTGTTGAGACGAGGATTTGACGGCCTTCGGCAAGCATTTCGGGGCTGTACCCGAATTCGGCCATGGCAGCCGCAATTTCCGGCTGGTTTTCGGCATTGGTTAATGCGGTGTTGTACAGGTCAAGAATTTCGGCGTCTGTTTTGTACGATGTTGTCATGGTAAAATGGATTTAGGTTGAATGTATAACTCGTTAATTGATCATTTTCGTTGGTGAAGCCGTTCTGTTAGTTACTTACCTACCTTTTCTGTCTTACTCCCGACCCTTTTTTCCCAGGTCTGGAGCTCATTTTTTCCGGTCCCGACCCTTTCTGTCTCACTCCCGAGCCCGTTTTCCCTGGTCCCGGCCTTTTCTGTTTTACTCCCGACCTGTTCTTCCCAGGTCCGGGGCATCTCTATCCGGCTACGGCGTTTGTCTATCCCGGTCCCGGCTGTTTTTATCCCGCTACGCACGTCTTTTATCCAGCTCCGGACGTTCTTTTTCTTAGAACATAGCCTCTCTTCTTGCTGCTTCTGTCATTCTACCGGTGGATGTGGTACCTCTTCCGGTTGAACCGGTCTGTCTGCTTCGTGTTTTTGGATTTTCTCTCTCTGTCTGATACCAACGATAGCTAAGATAGGGAATTTGAATTAAAAAATAAAGGAATCTGTAGATGAATTGTTTTGTCGTATTCTTTTATCTGTATGATGTGGGAATTTAGTTTTAACGGTTGGTACATGTTGTCGTAGAGTAATTTCTTACCACGCCACTCGACTAAATGTATTGATTTTCATTGTTTCAAATTTTTAGGGCGGAATTTATTATTAAATTATTCCAAAATGTAGGTACTATCATTTGTTATAATAGTATCACCCATACTAGGTGTTTTG
This Prolixibacter sp. NT017 DNA region includes the following protein-coding sequences:
- a CDS encoding HD domain-containing protein produces the protein MSNLEQVYDLWPELLWIKDEELRDETAETWRWALERSMLTPEDLHRIPFTLLCGPDLKVSFMDHKRAVVHIARESGMKMNEFFKSELPVNMDVLISGAILADVGKLLEYELDENGNSFQGKYGKLLRHPFSGVSLAESCGVPPEVCHIIAAHAGEGDMVKRTTEAYIVHHADFMTFLPFKAMSNEK
- a CDS encoding aconitase/3-isopropylmalate dehydratase large subunit family protein is translated as MMTIIEKIIANHSGKESVKPGEIVDISIDVRLARDFGGANVVKNLVDNQLVIENSDKTFFTFDCNPTGSDQKYAANQQKCRLFARDFNIRVYDINSGIGTHLAIDKGLAVPGSTVVSTDSHANILGAIGAFGQGMGDRDIAAAWARGAVWFKVPESVKITLIGKRPAGIYAKDIVLNLLKHFGASSLLGKSVELYGEEVEKLTLDERITISSMGTEMGAIAVFFPPSDEVIQYAKERSGEDFEPVFADGDANYAETFELDMATFIPAISLPGKPHDVVPVEQVKGTKIDSSFIGSCTNGRMEDMRAAARILKGRKVAPGVVLKIVPSTDEVWNACMEEGLIRIFKDAGAMLSNAGCAGCAAGQVGQNGPGEKTVSTGNRNFAGKQGKGDVYLASPATAAASAVAGHITTEDDLPERPSLFEEGHGKQEAVLVTHHDNEKEKPSVIEGRVWLIIEDNIDTDMIFHNQHLAITELSEMGKYTFGNLKGWEDFATKAKPGDIVITGKNFGAGSSRQQAVDCFKSLGVQAVLAESFGAIYERNAINAGFPIMTYESVEELDLQNGNVITVEFETGKITNRENGKNVMVQPFSDVQMEIYRKGDLLHV
- a CDS encoding four helix bundle protein, which produces MKENQVVDKSFAFALKIVELSRYLMKEKNEYILSKQVLRSGTSIGANIEEAQGGFSKKDFSAKMGIAYKEARETKYWLRLLHQSGYIDEAKLNSLLPGCEELLKMLYYIVKNSKAK
- a CDS encoding aldehyde dehydrogenase family protein, translating into MQEMKDVLKILGIKDVNPGLCTGTKWIDTTGDKLTSYSPADGKAIAEIKQATLEDYRKVIDTAKDAFKVWKKVPAPKRGEIVRQIGLELRKYKEPLGRLVSYEMGKIYQEGLGEVQEMIDICDFAVGQSRQLYGFTMHSERAEHRMYDQYHSLGIVGVVSAFNFPVAVWAWNAMIALAAGDVIVWKPSSKVLLCAVAVHNIVADVLNRNDIPEGVLNLVATSSKYLGDDMFSDKNIPLISFTGSTRVGKKVGRLVGERLGKSILELGGNNAVIVTPTSSQEMALRAIVFGAVGTTGQRCTSTRRVILHQSIYEEFKQKLINVYKGLKIGNPLDEKSHVGPLIDKGASDTYFKAIEKVKAEGGKILFGGEVYKDASCESGCYVVPCVAEVENHYEIVQEETFAPLLYVIKYSTLDEAIELHNAVPQGLSSAMFSTNLLETERFLSHEGSDCGIANINIGTSGAEIGGAFGGEKDTGGGRESGSDAWKAYMRRQTNTINYGSELPLAQGIEFNV
- a CDS encoding NAD(P)-dependent oxidoreductase, with the translated sequence MKLGILKEGKVPPDRRVPFSPEQCLEIAQRFPQVELTVQSSPIRCFPDKDYLDAGISMNNDLSDCDILMGVKEVPIPDLMEDKTYLFFSHTIKKQPYNKKLLQEILRKRIRLIDYEVLTEPNGMRVIGFGRFAGLVGSYKGLRALTIRHELPEPKPAYECHDLAEMKSEARRLELPPLKIAVTGGGRVTHGVMEMLDEMKIRKVSIEEYLATDHVDEPVYVQLEPDAYNKRKDGSAFDFGHFVKNPQEYEGNFLRFAKTTDLLISAAYWDPNAPVLFTPEDMRSPDFRIRVISDITCDIKGSIPSTLRATTIDEPFYGYNPVTEQEEVAFTNPKNITVMSVDNLPTELPRDASVDFGENLINRVLPSLLGDDSEGIVQRATITENGKLTERYKYLEDWVNS
- a CDS encoding isocitrate/isopropylmalate dehydrogenase family protein, translating into MAKRTIVAMPGDGIGKTVLPEAIRVLEAAGFEADYVEGDIGWEFWCKEGNPLPERTIKLLEEHKVGLFGAITSKPKEEALNELSPELREKGLVYSSPIVGLRQHFNLDICMRPCHTYKGNPLNFIRRGKENSVEEPEVDVVIFRQNTEGLYGGVEWSDPDDKVYDALMTHPKFVKNFGSVPRNELSVSTRIFTKKATERILRAAFVHAAKYGYKSVTLCEKPNVIRETSGMMYKMAKEIQQEYSDIALWNTNIDAQMMWLTKNPEDYGVIVAGNMFGDIVSDGFAGLIGGLGFACSANMGDEVAVFEPTHGSAPKYADYDVSIVNPIAMIESACMMLDHLGENDKAIKIRKAIAEVVAEGKVRTYDMMKMSGRPDVVEKGAASTQQMADAIIEKLK
- a CDS encoding aconitase/3-isopropylmalate dehydratase large subunit family protein: MSGKTFAEKILGAPVGSIVFAKPDIILSHDNSSSIEKIFRKMGGDRVADPNKLLLVLDHNAPPTNAKLANDYQQIRDFAKDQHVSSFHDAGQGICHQLMAGHARPGMLVVGSDSHTCTAGAFNAFAAGIDRTETAGLWKQGETWFRVPETIKITLTGKLPEHVYAKDLALYIIGMIGSSGADYMSIEYHGEGVKTLTVADRMTIANLASEMGAKNAVFPADERLEEYFGAKFKAIWADDDAVYAKEYTINLSELYPVTACPHHVDNVKSVDEVAGTPVAQALIGTCTNGRIEDLRAAAAVLKGHKIPEGFQLLITPASREIYLQAMKEGLVEIFLEAGGNVLSPSCGPCLGTGQGIPADGINVISTANRNFLGRMGNKNASIYLASPATVAASALRGEITSPERATSAHKFPYHKQQTATVVIDPGDNRRQSGVWNYADVDNLNTDQMFAGSLTYEVNSSEPEKIVPHLFKGFDDRFAENVKLGDIIVCGENVGCGSSREHPSVGLVKAGVRAVIVKSVSRIFFRSAINQGLPIIVLPEAVNAFHKGESVEVDMASGVIYIGTKIFHFNPLPEKLMQILGKGGLVNWIRESETTI